One region of Citrus sinensis cultivar Valencia sweet orange chromosome 6, DVS_A1.0, whole genome shotgun sequence genomic DNA includes:
- the LOC102622372 gene encoding L-ascorbate peroxidase 2, cytosolic, with protein MGKCYPKVSDEYQKAVEKCKRKLRGLIAEKHCAPIILRLAWHSAGTYDVNTKTGGPFGTIRHPDELAHEANNGLDIAVRLLEPIKQQFPILSYADFYQLAGVVAVEVTGGPEIPFHPGRPDKSDPPPEGRLPNATKGSDHLRDVFGHMGLSDKDIVVLSGGHTLGRCHKERSGFEGPWTNNPLIFDNSYFKELLSGEKEGLLQLPSDKALLEDPVFRPLVEKYAADEDAVFADYAEAHLKLSELGFADAE; from the exons ATGGGAAAGTGTTATCCAAAAGTGAGCGATGAGTATCAGAAAGCAGTGGAGAAATGCAAGAGGAAACTCAGAGGACTCATTGCTGAGAAACACTGTGCCCCTATCATTCTTCGCTTGGC ATGGCACTCAGCGGGGACTTATGACGTGAACACGAAGACAGGAGGGCCTTTTGGGACGATCAGGCACCCAGATGAGCTTGCTCATGAGGCTAACAATGGTCTTGATATTGCTGTCAGGCTCTTGGAGCCCATCAAGCAGCAGTTTCCTATCTTGTCCTACGCTGATTTCTATCag tTGGCTGGAGTTGTTGCCGTTGAAGTTACCGGAGGGCCTGAAATACCTTTCCACCCTGGAAGACCG GACAAATCTGATCCGCCCCCAGAAGGTCGCTTGCCAAATGCCACCAAAG GTTCTGACCATTTGAGAGATGTCTTCGGCCACATGGGTCTGAGTGATAAGGATATTGTTGTTTTATCCGGCGGTCATACATTG GGTAGGTGCCACAAGGAGCGTTCTGGATTTGAAGGACCCTGGACTAACAATCCACTTATTTTTgacaattcatattttaa gGAATTGCTGAGTGGAGAGAAAGAAGGTCTACTTCAGCTGCCATCAGACAAGGCTCTTCTCGAGGACCCAGTGTTTCGTCCTCTTGTTGAAAAATATGCTGCA
- the LOC102622069 gene encoding uncharacterized protein LOC102622069 isoform X1, protein MSSDFRFFRAIMSDKAEKTCPLCAEEMDLTDQQLKPCNCGYEICVWCWNHIMEMAEKDGTEGRCPACRTAYDKEKIVGMAANCERAVARMTSERRQKSQKAKPKPSEGRMHLTNVRVIQRNLVYIIGLPINLADEDLLQRKEYFGQYGKVLKVSISRTATGDIQHSANNSCCVYITYSKEDDAIRCIQSVHSYILDGRPLRACFGTTKYCHAWIRNMPCSVPDCLYLHDFGSQEDSFTKDEIVSAFTRSRVQQIIGATNNMHRRSGNALPPPADEYINSNITSTAKPIAKNSSNIIENPNNGSCADIVAGKSNSLPTAASWVMRVSATLPTNKNLSGPVRPPSNQPKASNGPQVPGTEVVSTTISIQTVQPMEAVATSKVHHRLDPLELGKEYIDGDCQIALSSTNEEATLDSIPATATSNQYITCRPTSKSSEKDIATPSSRTSSSESTKPFSSPGSVEDESSHIVMDFQGLCCGLSSIGLESQFEKDRSLPVVPNSSISKHVSVNLPGSHGPQEEKSGQFTECKSFQASMAAPTMEDSPDFDDLQFKGLEDMHHLPPISSTPHLPRNLNQSSYLSWQAGDVSNQSNLDGHSGNVPSEHKEVLPSRSENLISNGFINNEASSFFNLDATVQHSSLFSEVGFGSYLGKHDSMVAPLHSNVASDVGESSIISKILSLDSDAWEDSLTSPYSFAKLLRESNRQHDSLKMPSLFKESDCRQSRFSFARQEEFSNHASDVEHSLSNIRHSADQHPAPNGLLKNKDIFTDKHQNAFSSSSSMDSDNFLGSHSFISSSVSKAPTSVPPGFAVPNRAPPPGFSPHGTMQKPFDSAASHLRRMSAPAAGNSGPCGDIPFVDPAILEVGKGLQAIGLNNLGCDMRQTPSSQLNPFDHEARLQLLMQQSSSGYQNLRFQDYPMNRFSPPSDTYGISSTVLSQPQPDNLSSFTQSPAQQYRNAHMSTGHLGSLKGVKSINDLGVSDLMTNRGIGFNKFIPSYEDLKCQMSNSSNLYNRGFAM, encoded by the exons ATGAGTTCTGATTTTCGATTTTtcag GGCAATCATGAGTGACAAGGCAGAGAAGACATGCCCACTATGCGCCGAGGAGATGGATTTGACTGATCAGCAGTTGAAGCCATGCAACTGTGGTTATGAG ATATGTGTTTGGTGCTGGAACCACATTATGGAAATGGCTGAGAAGGATGGTACTGAGGGTCGCTGCCCGGCATGTCGTACTGCTtatgacaaagaaaaaattgtggGGATGGCAGCTAACTGTGAGAG AGCGGTGGCTAGAATGACTTCAGAGCGTAGACAGAAATCACAGAAAGCAAAGCCTAAACCATCTGAAGGAAGGATGCACCTTACTAATGTTAGAGTTATCCAACGGAATCTAGTGTATATAATTGGATTACCTATTAATCTTGCAGATGAAGAT CTTCTTCAGCGAAAGGAGTATTTCGGCCAATATGGAAAAGTTTTGAAGGTGTCTATATCTCGAACTGCAACTGGGGATATTCAGCATTCTGCAAACAACAGTTGTTGTGT ATATATTACTTACTCAAAAGAGGATGATGCAATTCGATGTATTCAATCAGTGCATAGTTATATCTTAGATGGTAGACCCTTAAG GGCATGTTTCGGAACTACAAAGTATTGCCATGCATGGATAAGAAACATG CCTTGCAGCGTTCCAGATTGTTTGTATTTGCATGATTTTGGCTCTCAAGAAGATAGTTTTACGAAGGATGAAATAGTTTCAGCATTTACAAG GAGTAGAGTTCAACAAATTATTGGTGCTACAAATAATATGCATCGGCGTTCTGGAAATGCTTTACCTCCCCCAGCGGATGAGTATATCAATAGCAATATAACATCGACGGCCAAACCTATTGccaaaaattcttcaaat ATTATTGAGAATCCAAACAATGGATCTTGCGCAGATATTGTTGCTGGAAAATCCAATTCACTTCCCACAGCAGCCTCATG GGTCATGCGTGTTTCTGCTACTCTgccaacaaataaaaatttgtcagGTCCAGTTAGACCTCCTAGCAATCAGCCCAAGGCATCTAATGGTCCCCAAGTTCCTGGAACAGAAGTAGTGAGCACCACTATATCGATCCAGACTGTACAGCCAATGGAAGCTGTAGCAACCTCCAAAGTGCATCATAGGTTGGACCCACTGGAATTGGGGAAAGAGTACATCGATGGTGATTGTCAAATTGCTTTATCAAGTACCAATGAAGAAGCTACTTTAGATTCAATTCCAGCCACTGCAACATCCAACCAGTACATAACTTGTCGGCCAACTTCAAAGAGCAGTGAGAAAGATATTGCAACCCCATCCTCCAGGACAAGCTCCTCAGAAAGTACCAAACCATTCTCTAGCCCTGGTTCAGTTGAGGATGAAAGTTCTCATATTGTTATGGATTTTCAGGGCCTATGCTGTGGGTTATCATCAATTGGCCTTGAGAGTCAATTTGAGAAAGATCGCTCCCTTCCTGTTGTCCCTAACAGTTCAATATCTAAACATGTTTCAGTTAACTTGCCTGGCAGTCATGGTccacaagaagaaaaaagcgGCCAATTTACTGAATGTAAAAGTTTTCAAGCATCAATGGCAGCTCCAACAATGGAGGATTCACCAGATTTTGATGATCTGCAATTTAAAGGCTTAGAAGACATGCATCATCTACCACCCATTTCATCTACACCTCATTTGCCACGTAATTTGAATCAGTCAAGCTATCTCTCGTGGCAGGCAGGTGATGTCAGCAATCAAAGTAATCTTGATGGACATTCTGGAAATGTGCCCTCGGAACATAAAGAAGTGTTGCCTTCGAGATCTGAGAACTTAATATCTAATGGGTTCATTAACAATGAAGCTAGtagcttttttaatttggatgCAACGGTCCAGCATTCTAGTCTGTTCTCAGAGGTGGGGTTTGGAAGTTACTTGGGAAAACATGATAGCATGGTTGCCCCTTTACACTCTAATGTTGCTTCAGATGTGGGGGAAAGCAGCATCATCTCGAAGATTTTGTCTTTAGACTCGGATGCGTGGGAAGATTCGTTGACCTCCCCATACAGTTTCGCTAAATTGTTGAGGGAAAGTAATAGACAACATGATTCCCTCAAAATGCCAAGCTTATTCAAGGAATCAGACTGCAGGCAGTCCAGGTTTTCATTTGCCAGACAGGAGGAATTTTCTAATCATGCATCTGATGTGGAGCATTCTCTTAGTAATATCAGGCATTCAGCTGATCAACATCCTGCCCCAAATGGTTTGTTGAAAAACAAGGATATTTTCACAGACAAACATCAGAATGCCTTTTCATCCAGTAGCTCTATGGACTCTGATAATTTTCTTGGCAgtcattcttttatttcatcatCTG TTTCAAAAGCTCCAACTTCAGTCCCTCCAGGATTTGCAGTGCCAAACAGGGCACCGCCTCCGGGTTTTTCTCCTCATGGAACAATGCAGAAGCCTTTTGACAGTGCCG CAAGTCATTTGCGACGGATGTCTGCTCCAGCAGCTGGAAACAGTGGCCCATGCGGTGACATCCCATTCGTTGATCCTGCAATACTAGAAGTTGGTAAAGGGTTGCAGGCAATAGGGCTGAATAATCTTGGCTGTGATATGAGACAAACCCCATCTTCACAGCTTAATCCTTTTGACCATGAGGCAAGACTTCAGCTGCTGATGCAACAGTCAAGTTCTGGATATCAGAACCTGAGGTTTCAAGATTACCCAATGAATAGATTTTCTCCCCCAAGTGATACTTACGGAATTTCGTCTACAGTGCTTAGTCAACCCCAACCCgataatttatcttcatttacACAATCACCAGCCCAACAATACAGAAATGCACACATGTCAACTGGCCATTTGGGTAGTTTGAAAGGGGTTAAGAGCATTAATGATCTGGGCGTCTCTGACTTAATGACAAATAGGGGGATTGGgtttaacaaatttattccGAGTTACGAGGATTTAAAGTGTCAAATGTCCAATTCCAGTAATCTGTACAACAGAGGATTTgcaatgtaa
- the LOC102622069 gene encoding uncharacterized protein LOC102622069 isoform X2 — MSDKAEKTCPLCAEEMDLTDQQLKPCNCGYEICVWCWNHIMEMAEKDGTEGRCPACRTAYDKEKIVGMAANCERAVARMTSERRQKSQKAKPKPSEGRMHLTNVRVIQRNLVYIIGLPINLADEDLLQRKEYFGQYGKVLKVSISRTATGDIQHSANNSCCVYITYSKEDDAIRCIQSVHSYILDGRPLRACFGTTKYCHAWIRNMPCSVPDCLYLHDFGSQEDSFTKDEIVSAFTRSRVQQIIGATNNMHRRSGNALPPPADEYINSNITSTAKPIAKNSSNIIENPNNGSCADIVAGKSNSLPTAASWVMRVSATLPTNKNLSGPVRPPSNQPKASNGPQVPGTEVVSTTISIQTVQPMEAVATSKVHHRLDPLELGKEYIDGDCQIALSSTNEEATLDSIPATATSNQYITCRPTSKSSEKDIATPSSRTSSSESTKPFSSPGSVEDESSHIVMDFQGLCCGLSSIGLESQFEKDRSLPVVPNSSISKHVSVNLPGSHGPQEEKSGQFTECKSFQASMAAPTMEDSPDFDDLQFKGLEDMHHLPPISSTPHLPRNLNQSSYLSWQAGDVSNQSNLDGHSGNVPSEHKEVLPSRSENLISNGFINNEASSFFNLDATVQHSSLFSEVGFGSYLGKHDSMVAPLHSNVASDVGESSIISKILSLDSDAWEDSLTSPYSFAKLLRESNRQHDSLKMPSLFKESDCRQSRFSFARQEEFSNHASDVEHSLSNIRHSADQHPAPNGLLKNKDIFTDKHQNAFSSSSSMDSDNFLGSHSFISSSVSKAPTSVPPGFAVPNRAPPPGFSPHGTMQKPFDSAASHLRRMSAPAAGNSGPCGDIPFVDPAILEVGKGLQAIGLNNLGCDMRQTPSSQLNPFDHEARLQLLMQQSSSGYQNLRFQDYPMNRFSPPSDTYGISSTVLSQPQPDNLSSFTQSPAQQYRNAHMSTGHLGSLKGVKSINDLGVSDLMTNRGIGFNKFIPSYEDLKCQMSNSSNLYNRGFAM; from the exons ATGAGTGACAAGGCAGAGAAGACATGCCCACTATGCGCCGAGGAGATGGATTTGACTGATCAGCAGTTGAAGCCATGCAACTGTGGTTATGAG ATATGTGTTTGGTGCTGGAACCACATTATGGAAATGGCTGAGAAGGATGGTACTGAGGGTCGCTGCCCGGCATGTCGTACTGCTtatgacaaagaaaaaattgtggGGATGGCAGCTAACTGTGAGAG AGCGGTGGCTAGAATGACTTCAGAGCGTAGACAGAAATCACAGAAAGCAAAGCCTAAACCATCTGAAGGAAGGATGCACCTTACTAATGTTAGAGTTATCCAACGGAATCTAGTGTATATAATTGGATTACCTATTAATCTTGCAGATGAAGAT CTTCTTCAGCGAAAGGAGTATTTCGGCCAATATGGAAAAGTTTTGAAGGTGTCTATATCTCGAACTGCAACTGGGGATATTCAGCATTCTGCAAACAACAGTTGTTGTGT ATATATTACTTACTCAAAAGAGGATGATGCAATTCGATGTATTCAATCAGTGCATAGTTATATCTTAGATGGTAGACCCTTAAG GGCATGTTTCGGAACTACAAAGTATTGCCATGCATGGATAAGAAACATG CCTTGCAGCGTTCCAGATTGTTTGTATTTGCATGATTTTGGCTCTCAAGAAGATAGTTTTACGAAGGATGAAATAGTTTCAGCATTTACAAG GAGTAGAGTTCAACAAATTATTGGTGCTACAAATAATATGCATCGGCGTTCTGGAAATGCTTTACCTCCCCCAGCGGATGAGTATATCAATAGCAATATAACATCGACGGCCAAACCTATTGccaaaaattcttcaaat ATTATTGAGAATCCAAACAATGGATCTTGCGCAGATATTGTTGCTGGAAAATCCAATTCACTTCCCACAGCAGCCTCATG GGTCATGCGTGTTTCTGCTACTCTgccaacaaataaaaatttgtcagGTCCAGTTAGACCTCCTAGCAATCAGCCCAAGGCATCTAATGGTCCCCAAGTTCCTGGAACAGAAGTAGTGAGCACCACTATATCGATCCAGACTGTACAGCCAATGGAAGCTGTAGCAACCTCCAAAGTGCATCATAGGTTGGACCCACTGGAATTGGGGAAAGAGTACATCGATGGTGATTGTCAAATTGCTTTATCAAGTACCAATGAAGAAGCTACTTTAGATTCAATTCCAGCCACTGCAACATCCAACCAGTACATAACTTGTCGGCCAACTTCAAAGAGCAGTGAGAAAGATATTGCAACCCCATCCTCCAGGACAAGCTCCTCAGAAAGTACCAAACCATTCTCTAGCCCTGGTTCAGTTGAGGATGAAAGTTCTCATATTGTTATGGATTTTCAGGGCCTATGCTGTGGGTTATCATCAATTGGCCTTGAGAGTCAATTTGAGAAAGATCGCTCCCTTCCTGTTGTCCCTAACAGTTCAATATCTAAACATGTTTCAGTTAACTTGCCTGGCAGTCATGGTccacaagaagaaaaaagcgGCCAATTTACTGAATGTAAAAGTTTTCAAGCATCAATGGCAGCTCCAACAATGGAGGATTCACCAGATTTTGATGATCTGCAATTTAAAGGCTTAGAAGACATGCATCATCTACCACCCATTTCATCTACACCTCATTTGCCACGTAATTTGAATCAGTCAAGCTATCTCTCGTGGCAGGCAGGTGATGTCAGCAATCAAAGTAATCTTGATGGACATTCTGGAAATGTGCCCTCGGAACATAAAGAAGTGTTGCCTTCGAGATCTGAGAACTTAATATCTAATGGGTTCATTAACAATGAAGCTAGtagcttttttaatttggatgCAACGGTCCAGCATTCTAGTCTGTTCTCAGAGGTGGGGTTTGGAAGTTACTTGGGAAAACATGATAGCATGGTTGCCCCTTTACACTCTAATGTTGCTTCAGATGTGGGGGAAAGCAGCATCATCTCGAAGATTTTGTCTTTAGACTCGGATGCGTGGGAAGATTCGTTGACCTCCCCATACAGTTTCGCTAAATTGTTGAGGGAAAGTAATAGACAACATGATTCCCTCAAAATGCCAAGCTTATTCAAGGAATCAGACTGCAGGCAGTCCAGGTTTTCATTTGCCAGACAGGAGGAATTTTCTAATCATGCATCTGATGTGGAGCATTCTCTTAGTAATATCAGGCATTCAGCTGATCAACATCCTGCCCCAAATGGTTTGTTGAAAAACAAGGATATTTTCACAGACAAACATCAGAATGCCTTTTCATCCAGTAGCTCTATGGACTCTGATAATTTTCTTGGCAgtcattcttttatttcatcatCTG TTTCAAAAGCTCCAACTTCAGTCCCTCCAGGATTTGCAGTGCCAAACAGGGCACCGCCTCCGGGTTTTTCTCCTCATGGAACAATGCAGAAGCCTTTTGACAGTGCCG CAAGTCATTTGCGACGGATGTCTGCTCCAGCAGCTGGAAACAGTGGCCCATGCGGTGACATCCCATTCGTTGATCCTGCAATACTAGAAGTTGGTAAAGGGTTGCAGGCAATAGGGCTGAATAATCTTGGCTGTGATATGAGACAAACCCCATCTTCACAGCTTAATCCTTTTGACCATGAGGCAAGACTTCAGCTGCTGATGCAACAGTCAAGTTCTGGATATCAGAACCTGAGGTTTCAAGATTACCCAATGAATAGATTTTCTCCCCCAAGTGATACTTACGGAATTTCGTCTACAGTGCTTAGTCAACCCCAACCCgataatttatcttcatttacACAATCACCAGCCCAACAATACAGAAATGCACACATGTCAACTGGCCATTTGGGTAGTTTGAAAGGGGTTAAGAGCATTAATGATCTGGGCGTCTCTGACTTAATGACAAATAGGGGGATTGGgtttaacaaatttattccGAGTTACGAGGATTTAAAGTGTCAAATGTCCAATTCCAGTAATCTGTACAACAGAGGATTTgcaatgtaa